A stretch of Brassica rapa cultivar Chiifu-401-42 chromosome A08, CAAS_Brap_v3.01, whole genome shotgun sequence DNA encodes these proteins:
- the LOC103834660 gene encoding protein HEAT-INDUCED TAS1 TARGET 4 isoform X3, translated as MSSRCHPDCQRAAAAKEEDDSAERAATVAANLISTARVILKLDREFTEYSAQYLVDNALVVKEPVQQGPPRSTLTIADCLEHLVDVASPKTEAELEEMAKQQQRRAKITVKDCLECAFKEGIPRRQHWAHLGCVSKVPPYASLIPRVPVKGEVIEAKTLEDAFKLLQHGPVGAKLHVFSPEIDLVGEDGVYDGPSGGGTSYVGLRDVILVAVDKINGEAVGTVKICYKKNTSFINVSLSRMFTTLAHHGDDSQTIAPTGLLVDFIVPRLSK; from the exons ATTCTGCTGAGAGAGCCGCTACGGTAGCAGCTAATCTGATCAGCACTGCGCGAGTGATCCTCAAGCTGGACCGTGAGTTTACTGAGTACTCAGCTCAGTACTTGGTGGACAACGCTCTTGTCGTGAAGGAACCAGTGCAGCAGGGTCCACCACGCTCCACGTTGACTATTGCGGACTGTCTTGAGCATTTGGTGGACGTTGCTTCTCCCAAGACCGAGGCCGAGCTGGAAGAAATGGCAAAACAACAGCAACGACGCGCCAAGATAACTGTCAAGGACTGCCTCGAGTGCGCTTTCAAGGAAGGGATACCGAGGAGACAGCATTGGGCACACTTGGGATGTGTGTCCAAGGTTCCACCATATGCTTCTCTCATTCCTCGCGTTCCCGTGAAAGGAGAAGTGATTGAGGCTAAGACACTGGAGGATGCTTTCAAGTTGTTGCAGCATGGACCGGTAGGAGCAAAGCTGCATGTCTTCAGTCCTGAGATCGATCTTGTCGGAGAAGAT GGAGTTTACGATGGCCCGTCAGGTGGTGGAACAAGCTACGTTGGGCTTAGAGACGTGATCCTGGTAGCAGTGGACAAGATCAATGGAGAAGCTGTTGGGACTGTGAAGATTTGCTACAAGAAGAATACTTCGTTCATCAATGTGTCTTTGAGCCGTATGTTCACCACACTGGCGCACCATGGCGACGACTCTCAGACCATTGCGCCGACGGGTCTTCTCGTTGACTTCATCGTCCCTCGATTGTCCAAGTGA
- the LOC103834660 gene encoding protein HEAT-INDUCED TAS1 TARGET 4 isoform X1: protein MSSRCHPDCQRAAAAKEEDDSAERAATVAANLISTARVILKLDREFTEYSAQYLVDNALVVKEPVQQGPPRSTLTIADCLEHLVDVASPKTEAELEEMAKQQQRRAKITVKDCLECAFKEGIPRRQHWAHLGCVSKVPPYASLIPRVPVKGEVIEAKTLEDAFKLLQHGPVGAKLHVFSPEIDLVGEDGVYDGPSGGGTSYVGLRDVILVAVDKINGEAVGTVKICYKKNTSFINVSLSRMFTTLAHHGDDSQTIAPTGLLVDFIVPRLSK from the exons ATGTCTTCCCGCTGTCATCCTGATTGCCAACGAGCAGCTGCTGCCAAAGAAGAGGATG ATTCTGCTGAGAGAGCCGCTACGGTAGCAGCTAATCTGATCAGCACTGCGCGAGTGATCCTCAAGCTGGACCGTGAGTTTACTGAGTACTCAGCTCAGTACTTGGTGGACAACGCTCTTGTCGTGAAGGAACCAGTGCAGCAGGGTCCACCACGCTCCACGTTGACTATTGCGGACTGTCTTGAGCATTTGGTGGACGTTGCTTCTCCCAAGACCGAGGCCGAGCTGGAAGAAATGGCAAAACAACAGCAACGACGCGCCAAGATAACTGTCAAGGACTGCCTCGAGTGCGCTTTCAAGGAAGGGATACCGAGGAGACAGCATTGGGCACACTTGGGATGTGTGTCCAAGGTTCCACCATATGCTTCTCTCATTCCTCGCGTTCCCGTGAAAGGAGAAGTGATTGAGGCTAAGACACTGGAGGATGCTTTCAAGTTGTTGCAGCATGGACCGGTAGGAGCAAAGCTGCATGTCTTCAGTCCTGAGATCGATCTTGTCGGAGAAGAT GGAGTTTACGATGGCCCGTCAGGTGGTGGAACAAGCTACGTTGGGCTTAGAGACGTGATCCTGGTAGCAGTGGACAAGATCAATGGAGAAGCTGTTGGGACTGTGAAGATTTGCTACAAGAAGAATACTTCGTTCATCAATGTGTCTTTGAGCCGTATGTTCACCACACTGGCGCACCATGGCGACGACTCTCAGACCATTGCGCCGACGGGTCTTCTCGTTGACTTCATCGTCCCTCGATTGTCCAAGTGA